One Ranitomeya variabilis isolate aRanVar5 chromosome 5, aRanVar5.hap1, whole genome shotgun sequence DNA window includes the following coding sequences:
- the LOC143777114 gene encoding protein mono-ADP-ribosyltransferase PARP12-like: MADPLSLKLCQALCSSGGSMELGRLGRTLRLGPEQMARLLEVEEGRSLVIQTRDGGRVAVYSSSLRLCASRNQECPGNCGHLHICRFFILGGCSRPRCKFSHSIDSEQTARILQKYHLSGVAILELRRLLLQNDPNLLPDVCSHYNRGEGSHGSCTFQTSCNKLHVCQHLLQGDCRFGSECKRSHDLTSEETKRKLLKWGLAASLAPSILEIYLNASAIKNGSSAAPPPEPRSPAAKDKPGAQKSEAPQPIDEICLYFLLNNCSFKERCVRDHYQLPYRWQLCMNGVWKDLSNMEAIEQAYCDPNTRKPPLDFDTMTHKSHQVKRLSTPSSASKPPHFILTTDWLWYWRDEYSTWVEYGRETDIHMSSSTITSNDLENVFLSDANSNIQFKAGKYNYVLSFREMMQRNTQYGTERRVCRRPRFVSAEDVKKRKLRKSEPTKANDKSTPEHWDKGQLPEVGYKLVRLSPSSEEYKKIDAMFSRTLPDKQIQSLDRIQNPALWEVYQWQKEQMKKLSGGREVEERQVFHGTRGDLTDAICQQNFDWRICGTNGTSYGKGSYFARDASYSHHYCGSVDSQSVMFVARVLVGDFVRGSSLYLRPPSKSSSTFYDSCVDKESDPSIFVVFEKHQIYPEYLIRYTDRAYNMADLRLGHRRAPI, translated from the exons ATGGCAGACCCCCTCTCCCTGAAGCTGTGCCAGGCATTGTGCTCCAGCGGGGGCAGTATGGAGCTCGGCCGCTTGGGCCGGACCCTCAGGTTGGGCCCCGAGCAGATGGCGCGGCtcctggaggtggaggaggggcgcaGTCTGGTGATCCAGACCCGGGACGGAGGGCGAGTGGCGGTGTACAGCAGCTCCCTGAGACTCTGCGCCAGCCGCAACCAGGAATGTCCCGGGAACTGCGGCCATCTCCACATCTGCCGCTTCTTCATCTTAGGCGGCTGCAGCAG GCCACGATGTAAGTTCAGTCACTCCATCGACAGCGAACAGACGGCGCGAATCCTGCAGAAGTATCACCTGAGCGGCGTGGCCATCCTGGAGCTGCGGCGCCTCCTGCTGCAGAACGACCCAAACCTGCTGCCGGAC GTCTGCTCGCATTATAACCGCGGCGAGGGTTCGCACGGCTCCTGCACCTTTCAGACCAGCTGCAACAAGCTGCACGTCTGCCAGCATCTCCTGCAGGGCGACTGCAGGTTCGGGAGCGAATGCAAGAGGTCACATGACCTGACGTCGGAGGAGACGAAGCGGAAGCTGCTGAAGTGGGGTCTGGCTGCCAGCCTCGCCCCCTCCATCCTGGAGATCTACCTGAACGCCAGCGCCATAAAGAACGGCAGCTCCGCCGCACCACCGCCGGAACCCAGGTCTCCAGCCGCCAAAG ATAAACCCGGTGCCCAGAAATCTGAAGCCCCCCAACCCATCGATGAGATCTGCCTGTACTTTTTATTAAACAACTGCAGCTTCAAAG AGCGCTGCGTGCGGGATCACTACCAGCTTCCGTATCGGTGGCAGCTCTGTATGAACGGTGTCTGGAAGGACTTGTCAAACATGGAGGCCATCGAGCAGGCGTACTGCGACCCCAACACCAG AAAACCTCCCCTGGACTTTGACACCATGACCCATAAGTCGCACCAGGTGAAGCGTCTGTCCACGCCGTCCTCGGCCTCCAAACCTCCGCACTTCATCCTCACCACGGACTGGCTCTGGTACTGGAGGGACGAGTACAGCACCTGGGTGGAGTACGGCCGGGAG ACAGACATCCACATGTCCTCATCCACAATAACAAGCAATGACCTCGAAAATGTTTTCCTGTCCGATGCCAACTCCAACATTCAGTTCAAGGCTGGGAAATACAACTATGTGCTGAGCTTTCGAG AAATGATGCAGAGGAACACGCAGTACGGCACGGAGCGGCGGGTGTGCCGGAGGCCGAGGTTTGTGTCGGCCGAGGATGTGAAGAAGAGGAAACTGAG GAAGTCAGAGCCAACaaaggcaaatgacaagtccacccCGGAGCACTGGGACAAGGGGCAGCTGCCCGAGGTGGGCTACAAG CTCGTCCGCCTGTCTCCATCTTCGGAGGAGTATAAGAAGATCGACGCCATGTTCAGCCGCACGCTGCCGGACAAGCAGATCCAGAGCCTGGATCGGATCCAGAACCCGGCGCTGTGGGAGGTGTACCAGTG GCAGAAGGAGCAGATGAAGAAGCTGAGCGGCGGCCGGGAGGTGGAAGAGCGGCAGGTTTTCCATGGCACCCGCGGTGACCTCACGGACGCCATCTGCCAGCAGAACTTCGACTGGCGAATCTGCGGAACGAACGGGACGTCGTACGGGAAAG gcagTTACTTTGCTCGGGACGCCTCGTACTCGCACCATTACTGCGGCAGCGTGGACTCCCAGTCCGTGATGTTCGTGGCCCGGGTGCTGGTCGGGGACTTCGTCCGTGGTTCGTCGCTGTACCTGCGCCCGCCCTCCAAATCCTCGTCCACCTTCTACGACAGCTGCGTGGACAAGGAGAGCGATCCCTCCATATTTGTCGTGTTTGAGAAACATCAGATCTACCCCGAATATCTGATCAGGTACACGGACCGGGCCTACAACATGGCCGACCTGCGCCTCGGCCACCGCAGGGCGCCCATCTGA